A region of Streptomyces sp. WMMC500 DNA encodes the following proteins:
- a CDS encoding lectin: MFVRRRRHPLRRAVLVATALAAVLAVPLPGTAGAAPAPEPGTEAEAAPYAVTFEDNFDGPAGSAVNGGKWLIETGDNVNNHERQYYTAGNANAALDGQGNLVITARRENPGNYQCWYGRCEYTSARLNTSGRFTTTYGHVETRMKLPRGQGMWPAFWMLGNDIGQVGWPASGEIDVMENVGFEPSTVHGTLHGPGYSGSGGIGGGYTLPGGQQFADAFHTFAVDWSPNEITWSVDGNVYQRRTPADLGGRQWVFNKPFFLILNLAVGGYWPGDPDGSTVFPQRLTVDYVRVSTSDGGGGNSGTLTGAGGKCLDVAGANPANGTGIQLYDCNGTTAQRWTVGTDGTIRALGKCLDAAAGGTADGTRVQLWDCNGSGAQRWSYNSATRDIVNLAADKCLDAVGGSTANGTPTQLWTCTGAANQKWTLNS; the protein is encoded by the coding sequence ATGTTCGTACGACGACGCAGACATCCGCTCCGCAGAGCCGTGCTCGTGGCGACGGCACTGGCCGCCGTCCTGGCCGTGCCGCTGCCGGGCACCGCCGGCGCGGCACCGGCCCCCGAACCCGGCACGGAGGCCGAAGCCGCGCCCTACGCCGTCACGTTCGAGGACAACTTCGACGGCCCGGCCGGCTCGGCGGTCAACGGCGGCAAGTGGCTGATCGAGACCGGCGACAACGTCAACAACCACGAGCGGCAGTACTACACCGCGGGCAACGCGAACGCCGCGCTGGACGGCCAGGGCAACCTGGTCATCACCGCCCGCAGGGAGAACCCCGGCAACTACCAGTGCTGGTACGGCCGGTGCGAGTACACCTCCGCCCGGCTCAACACCTCCGGGCGGTTCACCACCACGTACGGCCACGTCGAGACCCGGATGAAGCTGCCGCGCGGACAGGGCATGTGGCCCGCGTTCTGGATGCTCGGCAACGACATCGGGCAGGTCGGCTGGCCCGCCAGCGGCGAGATCGACGTGATGGAGAACGTCGGCTTCGAGCCCAGCACCGTCCACGGCACCCTGCACGGACCCGGCTACTCCGGCTCGGGCGGCATCGGCGGCGGCTACACGCTGCCCGGCGGGCAGCAGTTCGCGGACGCCTTCCACACCTTCGCCGTCGACTGGTCGCCCAACGAGATCACCTGGTCCGTGGACGGCAACGTCTACCAGCGGCGCACGCCGGCGGACCTCGGCGGCCGGCAGTGGGTGTTCAACAAGCCCTTCTTCCTGATCCTCAACCTCGCGGTCGGCGGCTACTGGCCGGGCGACCCGGACGGCAGCACCGTCTTCCCGCAGCGGCTCACCGTCGACTACGTCCGCGTCAGCACCTCCGACGGCGGCGGCGGAAACTCCGGCACGCTCACCGGGGCGGGCGGCAAGTGCCTCGACGTGGCCGGCGCGAACCCCGCGAACGGCACCGGGATCCAGCTCTACGACTGCAACGGCACCACCGCGCAGCGCTGGACCGTGGGCACGGACGGCACCATCCGCGCCCTCGGCAAGTGCCTCGACGCGGCCGCAGGGGGCACCGCCGACGGCACCCGGGTGCAGCTCTGGGACTGCAACGGCTCGGGCGCCCAACGCTGGTCGTACAACTCCGCCACCCGCGACATCGTCAACCTGGCCGCGGACAAGTGCCTGGACGCGGTGGGCGGTTCGACGGCCAACGGAACGCCGACGCAGCTCTGGACCTGCACCGGCGCCGCGAACCAGAAGTGGACGCTCAACTCCTAG
- a CDS encoding fatty acyl-AMP ligase — translation MTIAVSTDEIHEDRAGFQPEADPAPVALTSAATIGAALLDLADSDPDRPLAYVEGSGDPLRLTAAELAERAGAAATTLAEHGVRRGDRVGVCMDTSADAYATLHGCFLLGAIPFVSEPPLATMRRQRWADRLRLLISRAEPRAVVVAPEFLDAVTDPCKEAGVAIVEPPFEGGLDLAAAQAKPDDIAVLQFTSGTTGDSRGVTLTHESVFANAAAIGERCYRGGDLIVSWLPMHHDMGLIGLNLAPLLHGLPVASMPPLSFAVRPERWLWAMHRYRGTFTSAPNFAYRMCASNIPDAKLAGLDLSAWRVAGNGAEVVQANTLRLFAERMAAYGYRERSMMPCYGMAEITLAATMCVPGEPLTTLTVSRDRLAADGEVVEAEAGAADAQELVSSGTPLTGMELRVVDDAGADLPDRKQGTILLRTASMMSGYYRQPEETAKVLGDDGWLNTGDQGFTDAGQTYVTGRIKDVVIIAGSNYHPYAFESAAASVEGLRANSIAAVGCPDEERSTEALVLVVESKSHADAAAVAEIREGVIRAVADETGLRPDRVEVVPRGTLPKTPSGKLQRRHVVAALVDGTLPTSH, via the coding sequence ATGACAATTGCCGTTTCGACCGACGAAATCCACGAGGACCGCGCGGGATTTCAGCCCGAAGCGGATCCGGCCCCGGTCGCGCTGACGTCGGCGGCCACGATAGGCGCGGCGCTGCTCGATCTGGCGGACAGTGACCCGGACCGTCCGCTGGCGTACGTCGAGGGCTCCGGGGACCCCCTACGGCTGACCGCGGCGGAGCTGGCCGAGCGCGCGGGCGCCGCCGCGACGACCCTCGCGGAGCACGGCGTACGGCGCGGTGACCGCGTCGGCGTGTGCATGGACACCAGCGCCGACGCCTACGCCACGCTGCACGGCTGCTTCCTTCTGGGCGCCATCCCGTTCGTCAGCGAGCCGCCGCTGGCGACGATGCGCCGGCAGCGCTGGGCCGACCGGCTGCGGCTGCTGATCAGCCGCGCCGAGCCGCGCGCCGTGGTCGTCGCGCCGGAGTTCCTCGACGCCGTGACGGACCCCTGCAAGGAGGCGGGGGTGGCGATCGTCGAGCCGCCCTTCGAGGGAGGTCTTGACCTGGCCGCCGCCCAGGCGAAGCCCGACGACATCGCGGTGCTGCAGTTCACCTCCGGCACCACGGGCGACAGCCGGGGCGTGACCCTGACCCACGAGTCCGTCTTCGCCAACGCGGCCGCCATCGGCGAGCGCTGCTACCGCGGCGGCGACCTGATCGTGAGCTGGCTGCCGATGCACCACGACATGGGCCTGATCGGCCTGAACCTCGCCCCGCTGCTGCACGGGCTGCCGGTGGCGAGCATGCCGCCGCTGTCGTTCGCGGTACGGCCCGAGCGGTGGCTGTGGGCGATGCACCGCTACCGGGGCACGTTCACCTCGGCGCCCAACTTCGCGTACCGCATGTGCGCCTCGAACATCCCCGACGCCAAGCTGGCGGGCCTCGACCTGAGCGCCTGGCGGGTCGCCGGCAACGGCGCGGAGGTCGTCCAGGCGAACACGCTGCGGCTGTTCGCCGAGCGCATGGCCGCGTACGGCTACCGCGAACGTTCGATGATGCCCTGCTACGGCATGGCGGAGATCACCCTCGCCGCGACCATGTGCGTGCCCGGCGAGCCGCTGACCACGCTCACCGTCAGCCGCGACCGGCTGGCCGCCGACGGCGAGGTGGTGGAGGCCGAGGCGGGCGCCGCCGACGCGCAGGAGCTGGTCTCCTCGGGCACCCCGCTGACGGGGATGGAGCTGCGCGTGGTGGACGACGCGGGCGCCGACCTGCCGGACCGCAAGCAGGGCACGATCCTGCTGCGCACCGCCTCGATGATGTCCGGCTACTACCGCCAGCCCGAGGAGACCGCGAAGGTCCTGGGCGACGACGGCTGGCTGAACACCGGCGACCAGGGCTTCACCGACGCCGGGCAGACCTACGTCACCGGCCGCATCAAGGACGTCGTCATCATCGCCGGGTCCAACTACCACCCGTACGCCTTCGAGTCGGCCGCCGCCTCGGTGGAGGGCCTGCGGGCGAACTCCATCGCCGCGGTCGGCTGCCCCGACGAGGAGCGCAGCACGGAGGCGCTGGTGCTGGTGGTGGAGTCGAAGAGCCACGCGGACGCCGCCGCCGTCGCCGAGATCCGCGAGGGCGTCATCCGGGCAGTCGCCGACGAGACCGGGCTGCGCCCCGACCGGGTGGAGGTGGTGCCGCGCGGGACGCTGCCGAAGACCCCGAGCGGCAAGCTCCAGCGGCGGCATGTGGTGGCCGCGCTCGTCGACGGCACGCTGCCGACGAGCCACTGA
- a CDS encoding TetR family transcriptional regulator: protein MARHRESGDRPAAESPEAGRDRRELIKLAAVELFARHGYRGTTVRAIAERAGVDPALVMYHYGSKENVFSTVIRETMRAEELLPELPRLLDEVADTDSADDPAADGTCPGGPGSRLLRGFLTRWEDATTRSSLLVVFRSVMEHPEASQLFREVAGGELLLPIARRIPAPDPELRAVLVASLLLGLVTGRYVVPIEPLAGMDLDTVVGLYGPYADDMLLGRLGGSAPPGRPGA, encoded by the coding sequence ATGGCGCGGCACCGCGAGTCCGGCGACCGGCCGGCGGCCGAGTCGCCGGAAGCCGGGCGGGACCGCCGCGAGCTGATCAAGCTCGCGGCGGTCGAGCTGTTCGCCCGCCACGGCTACCGCGGCACCACCGTGCGCGCCATCGCCGAACGCGCCGGTGTGGACCCGGCGCTGGTGATGTACCACTACGGCAGCAAGGAGAACGTCTTCTCCACGGTGATCCGGGAGACGATGCGCGCGGAGGAGCTGCTCCCCGAACTGCCCCGCCTGCTGGACGAGGTCGCCGACACCGACAGCGCCGACGACCCCGCGGCCGACGGCACGTGTCCCGGCGGGCCCGGCAGCCGGCTGCTGCGCGGCTTCCTCACCCGCTGGGAGGACGCCACCACCCGCTCTTCGCTGCTCGTGGTCTTCCGCTCCGTGATGGAGCACCCCGAGGCGTCGCAGCTCTTCCGCGAGGTCGCCGGCGGCGAGCTGCTGCTGCCCATCGCCCGCCGCATCCCCGCCCCCGACCCGGAGCTGCGCGCCGTGCTGGTCGCCTCGCTGCTTCTCGGGCTGGTCACCGGGCGCTACGTGGTGCCGATAGAACCGCTGGCCGGGATGGATCTGGACACCGTCGTCGGCCTCTACGGCCCGTACGCCGACGACATGCTGCTCGGCCGGCTGGGCGGCTCCGCGCCGCCCGGCCGGCCGGGCGCCTGA
- a CDS encoding 4'-phosphopantetheinyl transferase superfamily protein — translation MPGAVVAAEAFTDPPEPPAERLYPEEARAVARAVPHRQAEFATVRQCARRALETLGVEPAPLLPGRRGAPQWPAGVVGSMTHCAGYRAAAVARRGDVLGVGIDAEPNESLKDGLLEAIALPEEQEQVRARMRGAPGVCWDRLLFCAKESVFKVWYPLTHRELDFDEARVDLDAETGTFTARILVDAPTVDGTPLAHLSGRWLCRSGLLVTAVTLAAGAGGRSGDGG, via the coding sequence GTGCCCGGCGCGGTGGTCGCGGCCGAGGCGTTCACCGATCCGCCCGAGCCGCCCGCGGAGCGGCTGTACCCCGAGGAGGCGCGGGCGGTCGCCCGCGCCGTACCGCACCGGCAGGCGGAGTTCGCCACCGTACGGCAGTGCGCGCGCCGCGCCCTGGAAACGCTCGGCGTCGAGCCGGCCCCCCTGCTGCCGGGTCGCCGCGGCGCGCCGCAGTGGCCCGCCGGGGTCGTCGGCTCCATGACGCACTGCGCGGGCTACCGCGCCGCCGCCGTGGCCCGCCGCGGCGACGTGCTCGGCGTCGGCATCGACGCCGAGCCCAACGAGTCCCTCAAGGACGGCCTCCTGGAGGCCATCGCGCTGCCGGAGGAGCAGGAGCAGGTGCGCGCCCGGATGCGCGGCGCGCCCGGCGTCTGCTGGGACCGGCTGCTGTTCTGCGCCAAGGAGTCGGTCTTCAAGGTCTGGTATCCGCTGACCCACAGGGAACTGGACTTCGACGAGGCCCGCGTCGACCTGGACGCTGAAACGGGGACCTTCACCGCCCGGATCCTGGTCGACGCGCCCACCGTCGACGGCACGCCCCTGGCGCACCTGAGCGGCCGCTGGCTGTGCCGCAGCGGCCTGCTCGTCACCGCCGTGACCCTGGCCGCGGGCGCCGGCGGGCGCTCCGGGGACGGCGGGTAG
- a CDS encoding ATP-grasp domain-containing protein: MGVLYDAGSADAAEVAAAARCCGVELFLVVDRASHHVRDLLPVLTRRFALCDITGLDTRKAARAVATFLPDGLLTFSEHRMELTSAIAAALDIPYWHSPAVTGRLVDKLQQRRTFAEAGLDDLPFAPVAGTADLDAALDAVGLPAVLKPRRGAGGRLVHRLDSFSGARAAVAACAAAAPGADLLVEALLPGDPAAAGPQWGDYVSVETAVHRKECRPLCVTGKFPLVEPFRERGSFVPHTLDTPLAERAESLAEAAIGALDISDGIVHTELKLTADGPRLIEVNGRLGGLAGDVVRRGSGFDMVAAAMRLALGLPVPDAPRFEAVTYQYTLMPPAGGAGHAPATGGPELCVRLDGLLHLPGVDLGDLPAGAVPSSDPRDGAVARLGRLHGRTPDHAELARVVAAIDALCRQVPGVV; this comes from the coding sequence GTGGGGGTTCTCTACGACGCGGGGTCGGCGGACGCCGCCGAGGTCGCCGCCGCCGCACGCTGCTGCGGCGTGGAGTTGTTCCTCGTCGTGGACCGGGCCTCGCACCATGTACGGGACCTGCTGCCGGTGCTCACGCGGCGGTTCGCGCTGTGCGACATCACCGGTCTCGACACACGGAAGGCGGCGCGTGCGGTCGCCACGTTCCTGCCCGACGGGCTGCTGACGTTCAGCGAGCACCGGATGGAGCTCACCTCCGCGATCGCGGCGGCACTGGACATCCCGTACTGGCACTCCCCCGCCGTCACCGGCAGGCTGGTGGACAAGCTGCAGCAGCGCCGGACGTTCGCCGAAGCCGGCCTGGACGACCTGCCGTTCGCGCCGGTCGCCGGCACCGCGGACCTCGACGCCGCGCTGGACGCGGTGGGCCTGCCCGCCGTGCTGAAGCCGCGGCGCGGCGCCGGCGGCCGGCTCGTACACCGGCTCGACAGCTTCTCCGGCGCGCGCGCCGCCGTCGCGGCCTGCGCGGCAGCGGCTCCCGGCGCGGACCTGCTGGTCGAGGCGCTGCTCCCGGGGGATCCCGCGGCGGCGGGGCCGCAGTGGGGCGACTACGTCTCCGTCGAGACGGCCGTCCACCGCAAGGAGTGCCGGCCGCTCTGCGTGACGGGGAAGTTCCCCCTGGTCGAGCCGTTCCGGGAACGCGGCTCCTTCGTCCCCCACACCCTCGACACGCCGCTTGCTGAGCGCGCCGAGAGCCTGGCGGAGGCCGCCATAGGGGCGCTGGACATCAGCGACGGCATCGTGCACACGGAGCTGAAACTCACCGCGGACGGGCCGCGGTTGATCGAGGTCAACGGCCGTCTCGGCGGTCTCGCCGGCGACGTCGTACGGCGCGGGTCGGGCTTCGACATGGTGGCGGCGGCGATGCGGCTGGCGCTGGGGCTGCCCGTGCCGGACGCGCCGCGGTTCGAGGCGGTCACGTACCAGTACACGCTGATGCCGCCGGCCGGCGGGGCCGGGCACGCGCCCGCGACCGGCGGCCCGGAGCTGTGCGTCCGTCTCGACGGCCTGCTCCACCTGCCCGGCGTCGACCTCGGCGATCTCCCCGCCGGCGCCGTCCCGTCGTCCGATCCCCGGGACGGGGCGGTCGCGCGCCTCGGGCGCCTGCACGGACGCACGCCGGACCATGCCGAACTCGCCCGGGTCGTGGCGGCGATCGACGCGCTGTGCCGCCAGGTCCCCGGTGTCGTGTGA